A stretch of Megalobrama amblycephala isolate DHTTF-2021 linkage group LG14, ASM1881202v1, whole genome shotgun sequence DNA encodes these proteins:
- the LOC125245632 gene encoding scavenger receptor cysteine-rich type 1 protein M130-like, whose amino-acid sequence MPPLPAKERALFQHQAAAAGLQQARAAPQRRFNPSQLGLSSPSAQPHHVPLRLSGGEGWCSGRLEVYHNTVWGSVCDDLWDIRDAQVVCRQLGCGAALRADGNSVFGAGEGVVWLNRVECRRNEIHLWDCPLSLKNHTDCSNKDHAGLTCADLSVSTTPATTTSSSPAVSQTVSSTSVTRPQTPPSLSVLVIVLGVVLLLFLVPLLILIQQNRVMRRALSKRRHRSKTEAVYEEIHHRHNHFTQRGE is encoded by the exons ATGCCGCCTCTTCCCGCGAAGGAACGGGCCTTGTTCCAGCATCAGGCCGCCGCCGCAGGCCTTCAGCAAGCCAGAGCCGCGCCGCAGCGCAGATTCAATCCCAGCCAGCTCGGACTTTCCTCCCCATCGGCTCAACCCC ATCATGTTCCTCTCAGACTGAGTGGAGGGGAGGGCTGGTGCTCTGGGAGGCTGGAGGTGTATCATAACACTGTGTGGGGCTCAGTCTGTGATGATCTGTGGGACATCAGGGATGCTCAGGTGGTCTGCAGACAGCTGGGTTGTGGAGCAGCACTGAGGGCTGATGGGAATTCAGTCTTTGGTGCTGGTGAAGGTGTTGTGTGGCTGAACAGAGTCGAGTGCAGAAGGAATGAGATTCACCTGTGGGACTGTCCTCTCTCCCTGAAGAACCACACTGACTGCTCCAACAAAGATCACGCTGGACTCACCTGTGCAG ATTTGTCAGTGTCCACTACTCCTGCCACAACAACATCATCTTCTCCTGCAGTTTCTCAGACAGTGAGCTCAACATCAGTCACTCGTCCACAAACTCCTCCGTCTCTCTCTGTGCTTGTGATTGTACTGGGAGTTGTGCTCTTACTGTTCTTAGTGCCACTGCTTATACTGATTCAGCAGAACAGAGTGATGAGGAGAG CTCTCTCTAAGAGGAGACACAGGAGCAAGACTGAGGCTGTTTATGAGGAGATTCATCACAGACACAATCACTTCACTCAGAGGGGTGAGTAA